The segment GAGGGACACAGAAAAAACCCAAAACTCACCTTGTCACCTAAAGCttccctttcttttttcttctttttctttatctgcATCTTTTGCTGAAATATGAagacagaaaaaatatgaacactgAATTTCCAGTCGGAGTGTGCTTGCAACTTATATTTACTGTAGCGCTGAAAGTCGATAAATTAATCAGAAAAAGGATTCAGGATAAGCAGTGATGATTAACAATTTCTGGTTGCAGGTTAACAAGAAGGGCTGCTTGCTcgatttatatttaaattgaaTATTATTGAGCTGCTGGTCAGACCAAGAAAGCAAGTTTAAGACATCAGTTTGAGTGAATCATGATTCTGGAATTGGAGAGGCGGTGATTCAAGAAGGGCTGCAAGTATTAATAATTATTTCATTATCAATTCTGCAGTGCAGCTTTTTTTCATAAGTAATTTATTAGCAGTTTAGTCTTCAAATGCCAAATAATAGtaaaaaatatgatcaacaaAATTCCCAGAATCAAAGATGACAGCTTCTAAAAACGATGTGAGGCTGCTACCGTTAGCTGATTAATCGATGAGTTGTTCCACATAAATTTACTCTGCAACAATTTTGATGATCGATTATTTAAGTCAAATATTAAGCataaatgcaaaatataatTCGGTTCcagtttcttaaatgtgaggACTCTCTGCTCAAGTCATtgttatatcattgtaaattgaatattgtTAGGTTTTAGACTACAAATGTACTTTGTTAGCTTCCACCACTGATAAGAGGgaaataaatctttttaaaaccaaaaagttgaatcaacacctctcgaAAAGACCTGAACTTTACCTAACATGAAGGGAGTATTTATAGCAGGGCTGTTGTGtcagactgcattagttttagctaggtgtacctaataaactggcatcTAAGTGTAGTTTACCTGCAATGACAGCTATAACTTAGCTAGGATATTTATATGTCTTTACCTTTCTTTTCTCCTGCTTGAGTTTCATGAACATGAGGTGTCTTCGCTGTTTATTCTTGATTTCGGACACACTGAAGGTGGGGGGGAAGGCTGGCTCGCtcttctccatcttctcctccTTCGTCTCAACTCCGACGCTTTCTCCATTTCCCTCCTGACTCACACTCTTCTTCTTTGCTTTcttattcttctttttcttacCTTTGTTGTCCTGACTCACGGGAACCTCCGTGATATCCATCTAGTGTCAGCCGTCTGTTTTGGCTAAAATATTTCACGTGTGTGGAGCTGGCTTCCTGTTCGTGTGCTCACGACCACGGACCGGAAATGACTGTGGTGGTCGTGGATAAAAATGTGGGGACACCTCGTGGCGAGGAGGAGAACTGTAACTACAACACAGCTTCAGAAAAAGGTTTGAATTTTAATAGAGATAATACATTAttaaagtaataaaagtaataaaaaataaaggttcCTCCAATAATGTGTTTTGGGTGCTGACTCTGACTGACAATGTTTGGAGGACAAGTATGGTTAAAGCCCCCTTTAACTCAAACATGTGTTTTGCTTATTGCTACTTCTCTTCCCACACTGAAAATGTATGTAGCCTAGAGTTTGATACTATAAGTTCATTCATCTGCTGAAGGTGGGAAGTTTCTTTGCACTTGGCAGCTTagagctttagtgtgtaactttttgcatattaatgaacgtccattaatgagttgatacaaagctaattaagactttcagctccacaaaactctctctgtatttctcagtatggccaTGTTTAGGAAATGGTGTCATCCGGCAACTTTCAGGCGCAGAAAATCGAgcgaagataattacctcttctgaagaatccatcatttttttttattattctccgtgtcctccttggctactagcaactgtgtggaggaggggtgggggtggtgcacgatcacggaaggcttgtattgTGTGGAtgcgacagttttgttgtcattacttagaactTCTcttgggggagacagaaactacgcaatATAGCGTTAAATCTTCAATAACGATTTTATTTGCCACATGGGGGCAGCGgaaacaagttgtgaacacaacattgacagaTTAATCATATTATAAGCTGATATGGCATTAATTGTTTATTGACACAATCTGCTTCTACAAGCAAAATTAGCATTTACTTGGAGTCCTGTTTTGGTCATCTGTCCAAACACCTGCAGTAACATAGAATTTGCAATTTAATATTGATCTAATCATTAAGTTCAATTTATTTCATCTGGAATTCTAGTATCCTGATTGTATAGACAAATGCTTAaaagaacacgccgacttattgggaatttagcttattcaccgtaacccccagagttagacaagtcaatacatacccttctcatctctgtgtgtgctgtaatgctgtctgacggctccagcggcatcaggccagcacagaacatgcaggtgaatggttccagcaatcctactgctccgaataagtgacaaaataatgacaacatgttcctatttacatgttgtgatttatagagtcacagtgtgtacaaaaaacaacgtaacatgagacacagccgtcttctaactgttaacaaaccgggaactatattctcaggcggaagaatatagtacttgggcggagtgatatgctcgcagcaagcctgtctgagaatatagttcccagtttgtttactgttagaaggtggctgtgtctcatgttacgttgttttttgtacacgctgtgactctacaaatcacaacatgtaaataggaacatgttatattttattttgtcacaatttggagcagtaggctagttggaaccagttacctgcaggatctgtgctgggctaagctaatgctggagccgtcagacagcgttacagcacgcacggagatgagaagggtatgtatcgacttgtcttactctgggggttactgtgaataagctaaattcccaataaatcggcgtgttcctttaatgtatgattttcaaaataaaaacactgcagtttttcattgattaaaatacataatacaaaacacaaaagacagGGATTAATATACTACACCAACACATTGTGCAAAATGTAAAGCTTGCAACCAACAATTCTGGATATGTAATGGCGTAGTTAGTGTTATTATTAAGTGATATCAGGCTCCAGTCATTTcttatacatttttttggaGATCTGCTATACTTTTTCTTACATTTCCACGAAGGCCTGTGCCTTTAAAGCTCTCTATGTTGAGCCTCAGAATGTGGAAGGTCATGTTTACATGGTTCATACTGTTTGATCAGTGCATGGAAAGCCATCCCAACAGCAACATTATCTGTACATATTGCTCCCCCAGCTCTTTTCATCTGACTCTCTTCCCTGTTCATATCAGCTATGCAGGTCCAGCCACCACCAGAAGTTACACACCACTTAGAGTGATCAACAGTATCACTGAAGGGCTTCCCCTTTAGGAGCTTTACTTCCTTCACATTGTACACATGATGAGGGATGTCTGTGCTGCAGTTAGAAGGCAGAGGGTCATGCATCTTTCCCCAGCTCTTAATGTAGAGATCCTGCTTCAAATGGTTCACAATAAGGCCAGAGTAAAGATCTACAATAGTATggggaacaaaacaaaacaaaatactgtTATCTATGAAAATGAAGAGTACTCCCTGTACAAATAGACATTGGGGAGAACATTTTATACATACTAAAAGAAAACTACATCACAATAGACAAAGAGAATTGTAAACTATGTACTATTGTAAAACTGTTCCTAATTTTGCTCTGTAAAAAAACTTGTCAGGTTATCATCAACCTAAAATGAAATTGTAACAATTGAATccttattgattgattgatttcaaACACTCACCATCCCGAAAACGGGTGTATTTCACAAAGCTAGAGAAATTATGTCCTTTCATTGAAGTCAGCATCTTTACACGGAACCAGGGTTCCTTCTTTGGGTAGCAGCTTCGCTGTGCAATACATTGCAGCTCTTTGTGAAAGGTTGTCGGGATGTCAGAGTCATATGAATAAGCATGGATGTACTTCAGCTGCAATCCTGAGAATTGAAATTGAAGTTTTAACTGCACATTACAATGCAAATAACTTTCATAACAAGCCAGGAATATAACAGCCATTAACCTACCTATTTCTCTGAAGTGATTATAAGAGTAAGTCACGCACATAAATGTTTGAGCATTAGCGGTTCCACTGTCTGGCCAGAAGTCTTTACTGTGATATGTTGGAAATTTTGGTGTACTGTGTGAAAGCCAAACTCCAGTTTTTTTGTCCAGCATCACAACTCCTTCAGGAagtaaaagagagaaaacaacagaaacactTTGTTACACTGTAATATATTTGAATGCAAGTGGAACATTGCTGCACCCACCTTTACTGTGGCCAAATGATGCAGAAGCCGTGTATGGTTTTGGAGGTTGGTCATTATAGAGCATGTATCCAAAGCCTTCAATCtgcaacaaaacagaaaacgtAATCAGTGTGATGATGAAACACTGTGCTTTGCAAGAGAGAAACAGGTCGTTACACGTCACCTTTCTGTCGTAGAATTCAAGAAGAGGGTTCAGGGTGTTCGCCAGAGTGCTAGATTTACTGTTGATTGTCTCTTTGCTGGCTTTCCAGCCGTTGGTGCTCTCATCCATGTACAGATATGACAAACCGTCATCCTTCCCACGGGGCAACTTGTATAGAATATACCTAATAAAGAGATACAGTaagtatattatattacatattcAGCTGACAGAGAATAGGTGAAATATAAATTTCTACAACTCAAAATGTCTACAAACCAGTCCACCTCTTTTCCTTTGTCATCCCGGCATTTCACATCTGAATCACACCCTTGGAAAAGGATCCCAACACTGATGAGGAATTTCATCATTGTCCTCTAAAACAATCACATATAATCATGAGAGAATTACAGAGACAGGAGTCCTGTTTTCACAGATTAATCACCAGTTGATTACCTTTAATACatcaatttaaataaatacaattttctGAAAATGTCATTAGTAGTATGAGAAATTAGCAATTTTCTTGAATTTTAGACAAATGGTGGACAAATACATCCTGATTTTGATTACTAGAAATGATTACTAGAACATTTCATTATAAAAATCATATTGACCTAAAAGTTGATTATCTAAATAAATATCCAGAGCTTTCAATAGCTTTGAGCAGAGACAGGGGTTACATGACACCCGTCATgattcaggctgttctcattcCAAGACTGGGTTGCTCATTCACTGTTCGTACTTATACCTATGAAAAGCAATGCACTATTTAATTAGTACACTGTATATCCCAAACAATCGTGAACCAGGGCGTGCAGAGGTGCCGGAAATCATGTGATATATAAAGAgcgacaaagatggatggattgatggatgatcaaacaaacacaggattttcactcaggagaccaCTGTTTGTGTTCTGTGGGAATGCAAAAGACAACATTGACTTATTTCAACGTACTTGTGTTTGTTGCAACATAAGTTGTGTACTTTAATGCCACGTATGTAAGTTACGTAACAAACGTACTTAtttaaacccaaaccacaatctttcctaaacctaaccaagctgttttgttgcctaaacaggTTCTGCATTGCAGGGGCTTGCACAGGCACACTTGTGTTGCTGAACATTTGTAGGACAACACAGAGAAATTGTGCGTAACTTTTTTCCTAAGTTATCAGACAAACCGTTGTATGAGGATGCATGATGTGACCGAAGTTCAATACTTAAGTCACATGACAACTGAACAAACTCCATGTCAATGGAGCAAACTCCATTTGTTGGTGAAGGCTGAAGTGTGGCTCAAAGCTCCAGAAATAGTTAGTAATTGGACCttaagttaaaaaatgtattgttgtgCATaaagtcaagaatgaactttacTGCTCAAAGATTTGATGCCATTTTAAGAGAGCAATTTGGCAGATCTGGTATACATTTTTTACACAAAAATTACACAACTGTAACACAGATGATAAGCATCAGCAAGGTTTTAGGCAACCCCAAGCCCACAGAAAAGCCTCAAAGCTTCCTGGTACAGACTGCACTGCACAAGTCTCTGAACTCTCCTGGACAAATGAACACCATTCTTTAAAAAGATATTTGGTCATGCATCTGTATaacatatttatattaaattaCTTTGGAACTTAACTTTTTAAATGGAGAATT is part of the Perca flavescens isolate YP-PL-M2 chromosome 9, PFLA_1.0, whole genome shotgun sequence genome and harbors:
- the LOC114562058 gene encoding deoxyribonuclease-2-beta isoform X1; the protein is MAMARYRTMMKFLISVGILFQGCDSDVKCRDDKGKEVDWYILYKLPRGKDDGLSYLYMDESTNGWKASKETINSKSSTLANTLNPLLEFYDRKIEGFGYMLYNDQPPKPYTASASFGHSKGVVMLDKKTGVWLSHSTPKFPTYHSKDFWPDSGTANAQTFMCVTYSYNHFREIGLQLKYIHAYSYDSDIPTTFHKELQCIAQRSCYPKKEPWFRVKMLTSMKGHNFSSFVKYTRFRDDLYSGLIVNHLKQDLYIKSWGKMHDPLPSNCSTDIPHHVYNVKEVKLLKGKPFSDTVDHSKWCVTSGGGWTCIADMNREESQMKRAGGAICTDNVAVGMAFHALIKQYEPCKHDLPHSEAQHREL
- the LOC114562058 gene encoding deoxyribonuclease-2-beta isoform X2, with the protein product MTKEKRYILYKLPRGKDDGLSYLYMDESTNGWKASKETINSKSSTLANTLNPLLEFYDRKIEGFGYMLYNDQPPKPYTASASFGHSKGVVMLDKKTGVWLSHSTPKFPTYHSKDFWPDSGTANAQTFMCVTYSYNHFREIGLQLKYIHAYSYDSDIPTTFHKELQCIAQRSCYPKKEPWFRVKMLTSMKGHNFSSFVKYTRFRDDLYSGLIVNHLKQDLYIKSWGKMHDPLPSNCSTDIPHHVYNVKEVKLLKGKPFSDTVDHSKWCVTSGGGWTCIADMNREESQMKRAGGAICTDNVAVGMAFHALIKQYEPCKHDLPHSEAQHREL